GGCAGCGCGGCAGGAGGCCAGCGGCGAGCACCGCGGAGACGCCTCGCGCCGCGTCCAGCACGGAGGGGAACACCACCAGCGCGGTCATCACCTGACGGGGCAGTGGAATCAGCTGCACCGTGATTTCGGTGGCCACGCCGAGCGTGCCCTCGGAGCCCACGAAGAGCCCCACCAGGTCATAGCCGGCCACGCCCTTGATGGTGCGCCGGCCCACGCGCAGCACCTCGCCGTCCGGCATCACCCACTCCAGGCCGATGACGTAGTCGCGCGTGACGCCGTACTTCAGGGCGCGCGGGCCGCCGGCGTTCTCCGCCACGTTGCCGCCCAGCGTGCAGAACTCCCAGGAGTTCGGATCCGGCGGATAGAAGAGGCCTTGCGCCTCCACGGCCTTCATCAGGTCGCCCGTCACCACGCCGGGCTCCACCACCGCGGTGAGGTCCTCCCTGGAGATGGAGCGGATTTGGTTCATGCGCTCCAGGCTGACCGCCATGCCGCCCTTCAGGGGTAGCGAGCCGCCGCTCTTGCCGCTGCGCGCGCCGCAGGGGGTAAAGGGCACGCCGTGCGCCTGGCACGCCTTGAAGATGGCGGACACCTGCGCGGTGGTCTCCGGCAGGAGGACGGCGTCGGGCCGGTACACGCCGCTGTCGGACTCGTCGCGCGCGTAGGCGTCGAGCGTGGCCTCGTCGCGCTTCACCTGGCCCTGGGACAGCACGTCCGCCAGGGCCTCCAGCACCTTCGCCACGCGCTCGGGCGCCACCCGCTCGAAGGTCTGGGAGGCGGGGTTCATCGGCCCGCCCCCGTGCGAGCCCCCAGGCGGGCCCACAGCTCACGGCGCAGGGGGCCGTCTCGGCGCAGGCGTCCTTCATAGGCCTCCGCGTGGGTGACGGCGTCGCGCTGGTGGTCGGCCCTCAGCCGCAGGCAGGCCTGCTCCGCCTCCAGGATGCAGGCGGTGGCGGGACTGCCAAGCACGCGGGCGAGCGAACGCGCCACCTGCCGCGCCAGGTCCTCCTGGAGGATGAGCCGGTGCGCGAAGAGGTCCACCAGCGCGCCGATGCGCCCGAAGCCCACCACGCGAGAACCCGGCACGTAGGCCACGTGCGCGCGGCCGGTGAAGGGCAAGAGGTGGTGCGGGCACATGGAGTGGAAGCGCAGGTCGGTCACGACCACCAGCTCGCCGGAGGAGTCCGCGGGCGCGGGGTAGGTCTTCCCGAGCGCCTCCTCGGGTGTGCGGCCGTAGCCGTCGAGGAAGCCGTTCGCCCACACGTCGGCCACGCGCGTGGGCGTGTCCACCAGGTTCACGTCCTGGAGGTCGAGCCCCGCGGCGGTGAGGAAGTCGCGGACCGCCCGGGCCATGCCGGCGGGGTCGGGGCGCACGGCGCGAGGGGCCGGGGCCTTGGCGGCGGGGGCGCGGCGACGGGAACGGGAGGGAGGCACGGGCGACGGAACTCCTGGCGCGAGGGGCATGACGCTGGCGCGTCCAACCTAGCCGATGCGGCCAGGAGGGACGTCCGGAATGAAAACAACGTTCCCTTGTCGTCGTGTTTCGGCGACGCGCCAGGTTGAATCGCCGCACTGCTCCATCCGTCCATGCCCGGGAGCACCGGGAGACGCATGCACCCTGCCTGCCTTGACACTCCCGGAGGCCGACAGTAAGCCAGCCGGGACCCCCAGATGCTCTCGCGCGCCCACACCCTTGCCCGCCTCACCGCGATGCTGCTCGTCGCGCTCTGGGGTGCCCAGCCGCTGGGTCTGGCGCTGCACGTGGAGCAGCACGCGCACCGGTTCTGTCCGCAGCACCAGACGTTCGAGGAGGACGCGCGGCGCGCGAACCCCGCGCTGTCCCGCTTCTCCGAGCGCGCTCCTGTCGTCGCCTCCGTCCCGCCCGCCGTGGCGGATGCGACGGGCCTCAACCACGAGACGTGCCCGCTGCTCACGGCCGCCCCGCAGGTGGGGGGGCTCCCGAGCGCGGACGTCGCTTCCGCTTCGGCGTGCGTGGAGAGCAATCACCCGGCCACCGCGCCGCCCCGCTCCTTCGCGCCGCTCGCCGTCCTCGACACCGCGCCCAAGGCCTCGCCTCCGACGCACGCGTAGTTCCGCGTGTCGTGTCGTGAAGCAGGTCATCAGGTCGACGGTCGTCGCGGGGTGCGCATGCGCATGCTCCACGGCCGGCCGGTTCCGAGGAGCAAACATCCGTGTCATCCCTTCCGCGCAGGAATCCCCGCGCCCTCGCCGTCGTGCTCGCAGCGCAGCTGTCCGCGAGCGCGGCGTGGGCCCAGCAGGCAGCGCCGCCCACCACCGAGTCACCCCCACCCTCCGAGTCCCCTGCCCCGGCCCAGGCGGAGCCCTCCGACGACACTCCGGCGCTGAGCCCGGAGGAGATGGAGGAGATCGAGAAGGCGCTGGGCACGGACACGAGCACGCGCGCGCGTCCGTCTGGCGACACGTCCCCGGTGTCCCCCACCGCGACGAATGACTCCGGCGTGACGCCGCTCAAGCTGCCCAACGCCATCTCCGGCGGCACCAACTTCCTCAACCTGAGCTTCATCCTGGACATGGCCCTGGCGGCCTTCTCCAACAAGGAGCCCCTGCAGGGCGGCGCGCACGACCCGACGAAGAACGGCTTCAACCTCCAGCAGCTGGAGCTGTCCATCGGCTCCGTGGTGGACCCGTACTTCCGCTTCGACAGCAACATCGTCTTCAG
This DNA window, taken from Corallococcus coralloides DSM 2259, encodes the following:
- a CDS encoding FAD-binding oxidoreductase produces the protein MNPASQTFERVAPERVAKVLEALADVLSQGQVKRDEATLDAYARDESDSGVYRPDAVLLPETTAQVSAIFKACQAHGVPFTPCGARSGKSGGSLPLKGGMAVSLERMNQIRSISREDLTAVVEPGVVTGDLMKAVEAQGLFYPPDPNSWEFCTLGGNVAENAGGPRALKYGVTRDYVIGLEWVMPDGEVLRVGRRTIKGVAGYDLVGLFVGSEGTLGVATEITVQLIPLPRQVMTALVVFPSVLDAARGVSAVLAAGLLPRCLELIDEVAVQAIVHRGSFQFPPDAGAALIAEVDGNTSEGVLAELQLLGDLCTQHGATQTLVAQDDSQREKLWAARRVISPALRALKPAKISEDIVVPRSKIPEIIERLKKMGEELGLTVATYGHAGDGNLHANILYEGASQRPLVDEALRRMLVLTVELGGTITGEHGVGHAKREYLALEQAPALLDLQRRLKVFFDPSGLLNPEKIFPALKR
- the folE gene encoding GTP cyclohydrolase I translates to MARAVRDFLTAAGLDLQDVNLVDTPTRVADVWANGFLDGYGRTPEEALGKTYPAPADSSGELVVVTDLRFHSMCPHHLLPFTGRAHVAYVPGSRVVGFGRIGALVDLFAHRLILQEDLARQVARSLARVLGSPATACILEAEQACLRLRADHQRDAVTHAEAYEGRLRRDGPLRRELWARLGARTGAGR